In the Euphorbia lathyris chromosome 5, ddEupLath1.1, whole genome shotgun sequence genome, one interval contains:
- the LOC136231240 gene encoding uncharacterized protein: MSIDPTAPLAFADEDASTGSGDDGNMLDGHNKRQSATPSGPGRRKRSRKATGDAIVDAMLEIAAASKMRAAAIMKNEDRFSISKCIKVLDEMQDTSARVDDCDLELDEMELVAASAGYYYYNSLKRQPRRSSSASGSDFMAEVLDGHDDLCREMFRMDKHVFHKLCGTLRQRGMLRDTAGVRIEEQLAIFLNVIGHNERNRVIQERFQHSGETISRHFNNVLKAIKSLSRELLQPLPTTTPPEILSSRFYPYFKDCIGVIDGMRIPAHVPAKDQSRFRNKKGFLSQNVLAACTFDLQFIFIYPGWEGSVADSRVLRAVLDDPNQNFPRIPEGKYYLVDTGYANVEGFIAPYLGVRYHLDEFRGANQLPRNARELFNHRHSYLRNTIQRSFNVLKTRFPILKLAPQYGFHIQRDIVIASCVLHNYIRREGRSDWLFASSEGATMEDFPDFDDQPEMQLNSSVQEQVSFRLRESIATAMWNDFVNKWDQW, encoded by the exons ATGTCTATTGATCCTACTGCACCACTGGCTTTCGCGGACGAAGATGCTTCTACAGGCTCAGGTGATGATGGAAACATGTTGGATGGTCATAACAAGCGTCAGTCTGCGACTCCTTCTGGTCCTGGTCGTCGAAAGAGGAGTCGTAAAGCTACTGGTGATGCTATTGTGGATGCAATGCTTGAAATTGCAGCTGCTTCTAAAATGAGGGCTGCTGCAATCATGAAGAACGAGGACCGCTTTTCTATAAGCAAATGCATCAAGGTCTTGGATGAGATGCAAG ATACTTCAGCGAGAGTGGACGACTGCGACCTGGAATTGGATGAGATGGAATTAGTCGCAGCATCTGCAGGTTACTACTATTATAACAGTTTAAAGAGGCAGCCTCGACGCAGTTCATCAGCTAGTGGAAGTGATTTCATGGCTGAAGTACTTGACGGGCACGATGATTTATGTAGGGAAATGTTTCGTATGGATAAACATGTTTTTCACAAGCTATGTGGTACTCTTCGTCAGAGAGGTATGCTACGTGATACTGCAGGTGTTAGGATAGAAGAACAGCTGGCAATTTTCTTAAACGTCATAGGCCACAATGAGCGTAACAGAGTAATCCAAGAACGGTTTCAACACTCAGGTGAAACAATAAGCCGACATTTCAATAATGTATTGAAGGCAATTAAGTCGCTTTCACGTGAACTCCTGCAGCCACTACCGACTACCACTCCTCCAGAAATTCTCAGTAGTAGGTTTTACCCATATTTCAAG GATTGTATCGGGGTCATAGACGGTATGCGTATTCCAGCACATGTACCAGCCAAGGACCAATCTCGATTTCGTAATAAGAAAGGGTTTCTATCACAAAATGTTTTGGCCGCTTGCACGTTTGATCTGcagtttatatttatttatccaGGCTGGGAAGGCTCTGTTGCAGATTCCCGTGTTTTAAGAGCAGTTCTTGACGATCCAAATCAGAATTTCCCTCGAATACCCGAAG GAAAATATTATCTAGTCGACACAGGATATGCAAATGTGGAAGGCTTTATCGCTCCATATCTAGGAGTTCGCTATCATCTCGATGAATTTAGAGGTGCTAATCAGCTACCGAGAAACGCTAGAGAACTGTTTAATCACCGGCATTCATATCTTAGAAACACCATACAGAGGTCATTCAATGTGCTGAAAACTCGATTTCCGATTCTCAAACTTGCTCCTCAATACGGATTCCATATCCAAAGGGATATAGTAATTGCTTCATGTGTTCTGCATAATTACATCAGACGCGAAGGAAGAAGCGATTGGTTGTTTGCTAGTTCTGAAGGAGCAACGATGGAAGACTTTCCGGATTTTGATGATCAACCTGAAATGCAGTTGAATTCCTCCGTTCAGGAGCAAGTTTCTTTCCGATTACGCGAATCCATCGCAACAGCAATGTGGAATGACTTCGTAAACAAATGGGATCAGTGGTGA